One genomic region from Spiroplasma endosymbiont of Polydrusus cervinus encodes:
- the lysS gene encoding lysine--tRNA ligase produces MEKRNFTEQEQIRRDKLEKLVKDGHNPFIIAKFERTHTSNDLNKQFSHLSKEELSTNNGKTTIKIAGRIKTFREAGKASFATLQDQSGIFQIYVRNDEVGNKKYQEFINFDLGDIIGVTGIMMKTNMAELTVRVKEFVLLAKALRPLPDKYHGMTDIEEKYRRRYVDLITSTETKNIFIKRSKIIALMRFFFNQKGYLEVETPVLQPIHGGAAAKPFVAHHNTLDMNFYLRVATELPLKRLIVGGFEGVYEIGRLFRNEGMDARHNPEFTTVEIYVAYQDMNFMMQLTEDTICHIAKNILNKDETKYDGVKISFKQPWKRWHMVDAIKEYTGVDFWKPMTFAEAKKNAKDKKVPIEKFHNTVGHIINLFFEEFVEDKLIQPTFIYGHPVEVSPLAKTNAEDTRFTDRFELFIKGREYANAYSELNNPVEQYDRFLSQLAERDNGNDEAQELDIDFVEALEYGMPPTGGLGIGIDRLVMLLTGQDSIKGVLLFSHMRPREK; encoded by the coding sequence ATGGAGAAACGTAATTTTACAGAACAAGAGCAAATTAGACGTGATAAATTAGAAAAGCTAGTTAAGGATGGGCATAATCCCTTTATAATTGCAAAGTTTGAACGAACACACACTAGTAACGACCTTAATAAACAATTTAGTCATTTATCAAAAGAGGAATTATCTACAAATAACGGGAAGACAACAATTAAAATTGCTGGGCGCATTAAAACATTTCGTGAAGCAGGAAAAGCTAGTTTTGCAACATTACAAGATCAAAGTGGAATTTTTCAAATTTATGTGCGAAATGATGAAGTCGGTAATAAAAAATATCAAGAATTTATTAATTTTGATTTAGGAGACATTATCGGAGTTACTGGGATAATGATGAAAACAAATATGGCAGAATTAACAGTTCGAGTTAAAGAATTTGTTTTATTAGCAAAAGCATTACGACCATTACCAGATAAATATCATGGGATGACTGATATTGAAGAAAAATATCGACGTCGTTATGTTGATTTAATTACATCAACAGAAACAAAGAATATTTTTATTAAACGTAGTAAGATAATTGCTTTAATGAGATTTTTTTTTAATCAAAAAGGATATTTAGAAGTTGAAACACCAGTTTTACAACCAATTCATGGGGGAGCAGCAGCGAAACCATTTGTGGCTCATCATAATACTTTAGATATGAATTTTTATTTGCGTGTCGCAACAGAGTTACCACTAAAACGATTAATTGTTGGTGGATTTGAAGGGGTTTATGAAATAGGGCGTCTATTTAGAAACGAAGGAATGGATGCTCGTCATAATCCAGAATTTACAACTGTTGAAATTTATGTTGCGTATCAAGATATGAATTTTATGATGCAATTAACAGAAGATACTATTTGTCATATTGCAAAAAATATCTTAAATAAAGATGAAACAAAATACGATGGCGTAAAGATTTCATTTAAGCAACCATGAAAGCGTTGACATATGGTTGATGCAATTAAAGAATATACAGGAGTTGATTTTTGAAAACCAATGACTTTTGCAGAGGCAAAAAAAAATGCCAAAGATAAGAAAGTTCCAATTGAAAAATTTCATAATACTGTTGGTCATATTATTAATTTATTTTTTGAAGAATTTGTGGAAGATAAATTAATTCAACCAACCTTTATTTATGGTCATCCCGTTGAAGTTTCACCCTTAGCAAAAACAAATGCTGAAGATACAAGATTTACTGATCGATTTGAATTATTTATTAAGGGACGAGAATATGCAAATGCTTATTCCGAATTAAATAATCCTGTTGAGCAATATGATCGTTTTCTTAGTCAATTAGCAGAACGTGATAATGGTAATGATGAAGCACAAGAATTAGATATTGATTTTGTTGAAGCATTAGAATATGGAATGCCACCAACTGGGGGGTTAGGAATTGGAATTGATCGGTTAGTTATGTTATTAACAGGACAAGATTCTATTAAAGGTGTATTATTATTCTCTCATATGCGGCCAAGAGAAAAATAG
- the scm1 gene encoding motility-associated protein Scm1, with protein MALKSWLKFSIIWFLAGIVIIIVGAVVPTLNQQVPALKQEIVNSLSVKDFIPNPLESLKGDSAYNILNFLLLYGSFKAIFSLNGFALFKFWVIDLYILVPIFTLFAVGTAVFVAVLLTNATTAHWKRNIRLLVGKWMTTISSFILYISLFLGLFLIAIADGFSFVQEQESRWYNLPEGEGQGLVTWMNNVQFQPNVFSVLGLMINQEGLGQFFAQAPGVMQAGAGLVIFVMPLAVASVVIGLSIRIAIELLLPSSSGHRGGFGANFIQWLGYINISSRRELRQRLGSNIGMIVLMIGFVMIMIFPAFTSTTRYVAANWIILSVAIVLMVVSFIPLYFMLFCLARLQEFSYNLLIFVQMLTWLVIGLLWQILMWTVFKQYFQYPAVVPVITTFFFVNILLGSFYLLVRGYRK; from the coding sequence ATGGCATTAAAATCTTGACTAAAATTTAGTATTATTTGATTTTTAGCAGGAATTGTAATTATTATTGTCGGGGCCGTTGTACCAACCTTAAATCAACAAGTACCGGCGCTAAAACAAGAAATTGTTAATTCATTAAGTGTTAAAGATTTTATTCCCAATCCGTTAGAATCTTTGAAGGGCGATAGTGCTTATAATATTTTAAATTTTTTATTATTATATGGATCGTTTAAAGCAATTTTTAGTTTAAATGGTTTTGCTCTTTTTAAATTTTGAGTAATTGATTTATATATTTTGGTCCCAATTTTTACCTTATTTGCTGTTGGAACAGCAGTTTTTGTTGCTGTGTTATTAACAAATGCGACAACTGCCCATTGAAAACGAAATATTCGTTTATTAGTTGGAAAATGAATGACAACAATTAGCAGTTTTATTTTATATATTTCTTTATTTTTAGGATTATTTTTAATTGCAATTGCAGATGGCTTTTCTTTTGTCCAAGAGCAAGAAAGTCGTTGATATAATTTACCAGAGGGAGAGGGGCAAGGGTTAGTAACATGAATGAACAATGTCCAATTTCAACCGAATGTTTTTTCTGTTTTAGGTTTAATGATTAATCAAGAAGGGTTAGGACAATTTTTTGCCCAAGCACCAGGCGTAATGCAAGCCGGGGCTGGATTAGTTATTTTTGTGATGCCACTTGCTGTTGCTAGTGTTGTGATTGGTTTATCAATTCGCATTGCAATTGAATTGTTATTACCATCATCATCTGGTCATCGCGGTGGCTTTGGTGCTAACTTTATCCAATGATTAGGCTATATTAATATTTCTTCGCGTCGTGAGTTACGCCAACGATTAGGAAGTAACATTGGCATGATTGTCTTAATGATTGGTTTTGTTATGATTATGATTTTTCCCGCTTTTACATCAACAACAAGATATGTAGCAGCAAATTGAATTATTTTAAGTGTTGCAATTGTGTTAATGGTCGTTAGTTTTATTCCGTTGTATTTTATGTTATTTTGTTTAGCACGTCTGCAAGAATTTTCATATAATTTATTAATTTTTGTTCAAATGCTAACATGATTAGTAATTGGTTTACTTTGACAAATTTTAATGTGAACAGTATTTAAACAATACTTTCAATATCCAGCGGTAGTCCCAGTCATTACCACGTTCTTTTTTGTTAATATTTTATTAGGTTCGTTTTATTTATTGGTGCGTGGATATCGAAAATAA